The following coding sequences lie in one bacterium genomic window:
- a CDS encoding pyridoxal-phosphate dependent enzyme encodes MNLKAPSLAEIEGARKRISSFVLHTPLVPMPGHPEIHLKLENLQPIGSFKIRGSGNAMELAGVDRLGQGVFTASAGNMAQGVAWNAKRLNVNCTSIVPENAPETKLAAIERLNGSILRVPYEEWWEVLRTGKFQGLGGLFIHPVSNPAVMAGNGTIGLEILEDLPDVQTIFIPYGGGGLSCGIAAAIRALKPEVKIYACEVETAAPLSAAWKAGEPCAIQHHASFVDGIGGKGVLSEMWPLASVLLDGSVVVTLQQICDAIRLLVERNRVVAEGAGAASLAAALASGNTGKVVCVISGGNIDASKLAMILEGRIP; translated from the coding sequence ATGAATCTTAAGGCGCCGTCGCTTGCTGAAATTGAAGGCGCGCGCAAGCGAATTTCTTCTTTCGTCTTACACACACCGCTTGTTCCAATGCCCGGTCACCCTGAAATTCATTTAAAGCTTGAAAATCTTCAGCCGATTGGTTCTTTCAAAATACGCGGATCAGGGAACGCAATGGAGCTTGCCGGCGTGGATCGATTGGGACAGGGCGTCTTTACCGCAAGCGCAGGAAATATGGCCCAGGGGGTTGCGTGGAATGCGAAGCGGCTGAATGTGAACTGCACTTCCATTGTTCCTGAAAATGCGCCTGAAACAAAGCTGGCCGCGATTGAGCGATTGAACGGCAGCATACTCCGCGTCCCTTATGAAGAGTGGTGGGAGGTGCTCAGGACAGGTAAGTTTCAAGGTCTGGGAGGTCTCTTTATTCATCCCGTCTCGAATCCTGCGGTCATGGCGGGCAACGGAACGATCGGTTTGGAAATTCTCGAAGACTTACCTGATGTGCAAACGATTTTCATTCCATACGGAGGAGGAGGCCTCAGCTGTGGGATTGCTGCTGCCATTCGCGCGCTGAAGCCGGAGGTCAAGATTTATGCTTGTGAAGTGGAGACGGCAGCGCCCTTGAGTGCCGCCTGGAAAGCTGGGGAACCGTGTGCGATCCAACACCACGCAAGTTTTGTGGATGGAATCGGCGGCAAAGGCGTGCTTTCGGAAATGTGGCCCCTTGCAAGCGTCTTGTTGGATGGCTCAGTCGTAGTTACGCTGCAGCAAATTTGCGACGCCATCCGGTTGTTGGTGGAAAGAAACAGAGTCGTTGCTGAGGGCGCCGGCGCTGCTTCTCTCGCTGCGGCGCTTGCGTCCGGCAATACCGGCAAGGTAGTGTGTGTGATCTCCGGCGGAAATATCGACGCATCTAAACTGGCCATGATCCTTGAGGGAAGAATTCCCTGA